From a single Phragmites australis chromosome 7, lpPhrAust1.1, whole genome shotgun sequence genomic region:
- the LOC133924951 gene encoding protein ECERIFERUM 26-like — protein MVFEEEKAPAGAVHGHRLSTVVPGSVTGEVDYELADADLAFKLHYLRGVYYYAAGGAARAVTTKVLKDPMFPWLDAYFPVAGRVRRAEEADGPGRRRPYIKCNDCGVRIVEAKCDRAMDEWLQDDAPDRLRQLCYDKVLGPELVFSPLLYVQVTNFKCGGLALGFSWAHLIGDVASAATCFNTWAQILSDKKPDATVLTPANKTQGHSPVGAGAPRSVKQVGPIEDHWLVPAGRQMACYSFHVTEPMLKKLQQQERHVAGTFELVSALLWQTVARIRATKEVKTVTVVKTDTAARSGKSLANEQKVGYVEAEGSSPAKIDVVDLAALLAKNVVDETAAVAAFPGDVLVYGGANLTLVDMEQVDVYGLEIKGQRPAHVEYGMDGVGEEGAVLVQPDADGRGRLVTAVLPMDEVKSLRAALGSALQVA, from the exons ATGGTgttcgaggaggagaaggcgccGGCGGGGGCGGTGCACGGGCACCGCCtgtcgacggtggtgccgggcTCGGTGACGGGGGAGGTGGACTATGAGCTGGCGGACGCTGACCTCGCCTTCAAGCTGCACTACCTGCGCGGGGTGTACTACTACGCGGCCGGGGGCGCGGCCCGCGCGGTCACCACCAAGGTGCTCAAGGACCCCATGTTCCCCTGGCTCGACGCCTACTTCCCCGTCGCCGGCCGCGTCCGCCGCGCCGAGGAGGCCGACGGCCCCGGGCGCCGCCGCCCGTACATCAAGTGCAACGACTGCGGCGTGCGCATCGTGGAGGCCAAGTGCGACCGCGCGATGGACGAGTGGCTCCAGGACGACGCGCCCGACCGGCTCAGGCAGCTCTGCTACGACAAGGTGCTCGGCCCGGAGCTCGTCTTCTCACCGCTACTCTACGTCCAG GTCACAAACTTCAAATGCGGCGGGCTGGCTCTAGGGTTCAGCTGGGCGCACCTCATCGGCGACGTGGCGTCGGCCGCCACCTGCTTCAACACGTGGGCGCAGATCCTGAGCGACAAGAAGCCGGACGCCACCGTCCTGACCCCGGCGAACAAGACGCAGGGGCACTCCCccgtcggcgccggcgcgccGCGCTCCGTCAAGCAGGTCGGGCCCATCGAGGACCACTGGCTGGTCCCCGCTGGCCGCCAGATGGCGTGCTACTCCTTCCACGTCACTGAACCGATGCTGAAGAAGCTCCAGCAGCAGGAGCGCCATGTGGCTGGCACCTTCGAGCTCGTCTCCGCGCTGCTATGGCAGACGGTGGCGAGGATCAGGGCCACCAAGGAAGTGAAGACCGTGACCGTGGTCAAGACCGACACGGCCGCCCGGAGCGGCAAGTCCCTGGCCAACGAGCAGAAGGTCGGGTACGTGGAGGCGGAGGGCTCGTCGCCGGCGAAGATCGACGTCGTCGATCTGGCGGCGCTGCTGGCCAAGAACGTGGTCGACGAGACCGCCGCGGTGGCGGCGTTCCCGGGGGACGTCCTCGTTTACGGCGGCGCCAACCTGACGCTCGTGGACATGGAGCAGGTGGACGTGTACGGGCTGGAGATCAAGGGGCAGCGGCCGGCCCACGTGGAGTACGGCATGGACGGCGTCGGCGAGGAGGGCGCGGTGCTGGTGCAGCCAGACGCCGACGGGCGCGGCCGGCTCGTCACCGCGGTGCTGCCCATGGACGAGGTCAAGAGCCTCCGCGCCGCGCTCGGGAGCGCGCTGCAGGTCGCGTGA
- the LOC133923652 gene encoding uncharacterized protein LOC133923652, with the protein MLRNPLALDEFRLWYHIPDESVDLHADSEDANLWIRHALLCNARSVEVIDWVNELHLDNTVFASKCLLTSLLLSCVFLIPGFFRNLQMGCTVLKHLILRCCTIYDPEISSQTLKVLTIDGECHCTYEGRASISIPSLIDLEFSAPGSVPLLKNVESLVTASISVGTADTQVDDICQFLRSLSGVTNLEFYYEGRTVCFLILN; encoded by the coding sequence ATGCTCCGTAACCCCCTTGCATTGGATGAGTTCCGCCTCTGGTACCACATACCTGACGAATCAGTGGACTTGCACGCCGACTCGGAAGATGCTAACCTATGGATCCGCCATGCTTTACTGTGCAATGCTCGTTCTGTCGAGGTTATCGATTGGGTCAATGAATTGCATCTCGATAATACGGTGTTTGCTTCAAAGTGCCTCTTGACAAGCCTTCTGCTTTCCTGTGTTTTTCTGATCCCTGGGTTCTTCAGGAACCTCCAAATGGGTTGCACAGTATTGAAGCATCTCATCTTACGCTGCTGCACCATTTATGACCCTGAGATTTCCTCCCAGACACTGAAGGTTTTGACCATTGATGGTGAATGTCACTGCACATACGAGGGACGGGCCTCTATTTCTATTCCAAGCCTCATTGATCTTGAGTTCTCTGCCCCCGGAAGTGTACCTTTACTGAAGAACGTGGAATCGCTAGTGACAGCATCAATTTCAGTTGGTACTGCTGATACTCAGGTTGATGATATCTGTCAGTTTCTCAGGAGCCTTTCTGGTGTTACAAATTTGGAATTCTATTATGAAGGAAGAACGGTATGCTTCTTGATTTTAAATTGA